The following are encoded in a window of Sphingobium sp. AP49 genomic DNA:
- the fsa gene encoding fructose-6-phosphate aldolase, with product MKFFVDTADIAEIRDLAATGLLDGVTTNPSLIHKSGRKFLEVIEEICGVVDGPVSAEVVALDHETMMKEAAVLRKIAPNVCIKVPLTIDGLKTCKALTDDGVLVNVTLCFSANQALLAAKAGASFISPFVGRHDDNGFDGMQLIEDIRLIYDNYAFDTEILVASVRHPIHVLDSAKIGADVMTAPPAVIKALFNHVLTDKGIAGFMADWAKTGQTIL from the coding sequence ATGAAATTCTTCGTCGACACCGCCGACATTGCCGAAATCCGTGACCTGGCCGCCACCGGCCTGCTGGACGGCGTCACCACCAACCCGTCGCTGATCCACAAGTCGGGCCGCAAGTTCCTGGAAGTGATCGAGGAAATCTGTGGTGTTGTCGATGGTCCGGTGTCGGCCGAAGTCGTCGCACTCGATCATGAGACGATGATGAAGGAAGCGGCGGTCCTGCGGAAGATTGCGCCGAACGTCTGCATCAAGGTGCCTTTGACCATCGACGGCCTGAAGACCTGCAAGGCGCTGACCGACGATGGCGTGTTGGTGAATGTCACTCTCTGCTTCTCGGCCAACCAGGCGCTGCTCGCGGCCAAGGCTGGCGCCAGCTTCATCTCGCCCTTCGTCGGCCGCCATGACGACAATGGCTTCGACGGCATGCAGTTGATCGAGGACATCCGCCTGATCTACGACAACTATGCCTTCGACACCGAAATCCTGGTCGCATCGGTCCGTCACCCGATCCATGTGCTCGACAGCGCGAAGATCGGCGCCGACGTCATGACCGCGCCGCCGGCCGTCATCAAGGCGCTGTTCAACCATGTGCTGACTGACAAGGGCATTGCCGGCTTCATGGCGGACTGGGCGAAGACCGGCCAGACCATCCTCTGA
- a CDS encoding antibiotic biosynthesis monooxygenase, whose amino-acid sequence MFVAVYWWRVHPGKEEQFRAAWRRGTDLIREKYGSYGSRLHRDADGRFVGYAEWPDETTWRAAFDQKMVYDEPETRAAFVDAIAEVPRDADPIFTMTIVDDLLLRASR is encoded by the coding sequence ATGTTCGTCGCGGTCTATTGGTGGCGTGTCCACCCCGGCAAGGAAGAGCAGTTCCGCGCCGCCTGGCGTCGCGGTACCGACCTGATCCGCGAAAAATATGGCAGTTATGGTTCCCGCCTGCATCGGGATGCGGACGGACGGTTCGTCGGTTATGCCGAATGGCCCGATGAGACCACATGGCGCGCGGCCTTTGACCAGAAGATGGTCTATGACGAGCCCGAGACCCGCGCCGCCTTCGTCGATGCGATCGCAGAAGTGCCGCGCGATGCGGATCCGATCTTCACGATGACGATTGTCGACGATCTGCTGTTGCGCGCAAGCCGCTAG
- a CDS encoding queuosine precursor transporter, with protein sequence MSEAGIQKIDATALGARPLRYYDFFMAAFVAILLLSNLIGAAKLSSLGGVTFGAGILFFPLGYVIGDVLTEVYGFARARRCVWAGFGAMLFMALMSWVVVALPPAEGWPDQKAYEAVFGSTWRIVFASLAAFWAGELANSFVMAKMKMLTQGKYLWTRTIGSTVVGQGVDSLLFYPLAFYGDWTTAQVLTVMVTNWAMKVGWEAALTPVTYVVVNSLKRREGLDVYDAETNFTPFRTRL encoded by the coding sequence ATGAGCGAAGCCGGCATTCAGAAAATTGACGCGACTGCGCTGGGCGCGCGGCCATTGCGCTATTATGATTTCTTCATGGCCGCGTTCGTCGCCATATTATTGTTATCGAACCTGATCGGCGCGGCAAAGCTGTCTTCGCTGGGGGGCGTCACTTTCGGGGCCGGCATTCTCTTCTTTCCGCTAGGCTATGTGATCGGGGATGTGCTGACCGAGGTTTATGGCTTCGCCCGGGCACGGCGCTGCGTCTGGGCGGGTTTTGGCGCGATGCTGTTCATGGCGTTGATGAGCTGGGTCGTGGTGGCGTTGCCACCAGCCGAGGGCTGGCCGGATCAGAAGGCCTATGAGGCCGTCTTTGGCAGTACATGGCGCATTGTCTTCGCATCGCTTGCGGCTTTCTGGGCGGGCGAGTTGGCCAACAGTTTCGTGATGGCGAAGATGAAGATGCTGACACAGGGCAAATATCTCTGGACCCGTACCATCGGGTCCACGGTGGTGGGCCAAGGGGTGGACAGCCTGCTCTTTTATCCGCTGGCTTTCTATGGTGACTGGACGACGGCACAGGTGTTGACCGTGATGGTCACCAATTGGGCGATGAAGGTTGGGTGGGAAGCCGCGCTGACCCCGGTGACCTATGTCGTGGTGAACAGCCTCAAGCGGCGCGAGGGGTTGGACGTCTATGATGCAGAGACGAACTTCACACCGTTCCGTACCCGTCTGTGA
- a CDS encoding GGDEF domain-containing protein: MPSQLAHSFARAHDDALSDFADDRIHRLTDVARALSADAQAVQATLALAERRFQATFLHAPVGIAHVALDGAFLTVNPRFEEITGYSAAMLIRLGFQQITHPDDLGADILLLEQLNRGETSRYTLEKRYIRADGTIIWVNLTVALVRDDQDCPEFYVAVVEDLSEMRQAHFDAIHDPLTRLLNRRGFVVRARQLLQQAADANQVISLIYLDLDGFKQLNDSRGHSAGDRCLHDVARLIEVTMRPQDVAARMGGDEFVMLSANMGTQAGQALGEALRIGLEGLNGEWGVSGSFGLVTLIPDDETELDLIVARADEAMLAAKRSGKNQLVTTALL; encoded by the coding sequence GTGCCCAGCCAGTTAGCCCACTCCTTCGCGCGTGCGCATGATGACGCGCTTTCCGACTTTGCGGACGACCGAATCCATCGCCTGACCGACGTCGCCCGCGCGCTGAGTGCCGATGCCCAAGCGGTCCAGGCGACGCTAGCCCTGGCCGAACGGCGGTTCCAGGCGACCTTTCTGCATGCGCCGGTGGGCATTGCCCATGTCGCGCTCGATGGCGCGTTTCTAACGGTTAATCCGCGTTTTGAGGAAATTACCGGCTATTCTGCCGCAATGCTGATCCGTCTCGGCTTCCAGCAGATTACCCATCCCGACGATCTGGGTGCAGACATCCTGCTGCTGGAGCAGTTAAACCGTGGCGAGACATCGCGCTACACGCTTGAGAAGCGCTATATTCGCGCGGACGGCACGATCATCTGGGTCAATCTGACCGTGGCTCTGGTCCGCGATGATCAGGACTGTCCGGAATTCTATGTCGCGGTGGTCGAGGATCTGTCAGAGATGCGGCAGGCCCATTTCGATGCCATCCACGATCCGCTGACCCGGTTGCTCAATCGGCGCGGCTTTGTCGTGCGGGCGCGGCAATTGCTGCAACAGGCCGCCGACGCGAACCAGGTCATCAGCCTGATCTATCTCGACCTCGACGGGTTCAAGCAGCTTAATGATAGCCGCGGGCATAGCGCCGGCGATCGCTGCCTGCACGATGTTGCCCGTTTGATCGAGGTGACGATGCGGCCGCAGGATGTGGCAGCACGCATGGGCGGCGACGAATTCGTCATGCTGTCCGCCAATATGGGCACGCAGGCGGGGCAGGCGCTGGGCGAAGCGTTGCGCATCGGTCTTGAAGGGCTGAACGGTGAGTGGGGCGTCAGCGGCAGCTTTGGTCTGGTGACCTTGATCCCCGACGACGAGACCGAACTGGACCTGATCGTCGCGCGCGCGGATGAAGCGATGCTGGCAGCCAAGCGCTCCGGCAAGAATCAGCTGGTGACCACCGCACTGTTGTAA
- the truA gene encoding tRNA pseudouridine(38-40) synthase TruA has translation MARFAFTVEFDGRPFMGWQRQAHGPSVQQAIEDAIHAVTGERAILHAAGRTDAGVHGLAMRAHADVEKPLTPFRLMEAINAKLRPHPVAILACEEVAPDWHARFSCLGRAYIYRIANRRAPLTLESGLAWRVIQPLDADAMHDAAQILVGHHDFTTFRSVHCQAASPLKSLAMLDVVREGDRIAIRAEARSFLHHQVRSMVGCLAMVGMGRWNADDLRDALEARDRARLGLNAPPDGLYFVRADYNSAVVTS, from the coding sequence ATGGCCCGTTTCGCCTTCACCGTCGAATTTGACGGCCGTCCGTTCATGGGCTGGCAGCGTCAGGCCCATGGCCCCAGCGTCCAGCAGGCGATCGAGGATGCGATCCATGCCGTCACCGGCGAGCGCGCGATCCTGCATGCCGCCGGCCGCACCGATGCCGGCGTCCATGGCCTGGCCATGCGGGCCCATGCCGATGTCGAAAAGCCGCTGACGCCCTTCCGCCTGATGGAGGCGATCAATGCCAAGTTGCGGCCGCACCCCGTCGCGATCCTCGCCTGCGAGGAAGTCGCGCCGGACTGGCATGCCCGCTTCAGCTGCCTCGGCCGCGCCTATATCTACCGCATCGCCAACCGCCGTGCGCCGCTGACGCTGGAATCGGGGCTCGCCTGGCGCGTGATCCAGCCGCTCGATGCCGATGCGATGCACGACGCCGCGCAGATCCTGGTCGGCCATCATGACTTCACCACCTTCCGCTCGGTCCATTGCCAGGCGGCCAGCCCCCTGAAGTCGCTGGCGATGCTGGATGTCGTGCGCGAGGGCGATCGCATCGCCATCCGGGCGGAGGCGCGGTCCTTTCTCCATCATCAGGTCCGCTCGATGGTCGGCTGTCTCGCCATGGTCGGCATGGGCCGGTGGAACGCCGATGACCTGCGCGATGCGCTGGAGGCGCGCGATCGCGCCCGGCTGGGCCTTAACGCACCGCCCGACGGCCTCTATTTCGTGCGTGCCGATTACAACAGTGCGGTGGTCACCAGCTGA
- the fmt gene encoding methionyl-tRNA formyltransferase, translating to MRIIYMGTPDFAVPALDALVKAGHDIVAVYSQPPRPAGRGKALRPSPVQARAEQLGIAVRTPVSLKDETLQAAFAALDADVAVVAAYGLILPPAILAMPRHGCLNIHGSLLPRWRGAAPVQRAILSGDNVTGVTIMDMEAGLDTGPMRAKHVTPVEDKTAGELTEELAQAGADLMVDVLDDLAGHPPVVQPEEGVTYAAKIDKAEARIDFSRDAHQVERQVRAFNPFPGAFFEYGDERFRILAATVEDHAGPAGELLDHSLLIGCGHGAIRPTLIQRAGKAAMSAGELLRGFDMPTGSRVDA from the coding sequence ATGCGTATCATCTATATGGGCACCCCCGATTTCGCCGTTCCAGCGCTCGATGCGCTGGTGAAGGCCGGGCATGACATCGTCGCCGTTTATAGCCAGCCGCCCCGGCCGGCCGGCCGGGGCAAGGCGCTGCGCCCCTCCCCGGTCCAGGCCCGCGCCGAACAACTGGGGATCGCGGTGCGCACGCCCGTCTCGCTCAAGGACGAGACGCTGCAGGCCGCCTTCGCCGCGCTTGATGCCGATGTCGCGGTGGTCGCCGCCTATGGCCTGATCCTGCCGCCCGCGATCCTGGCGATGCCGCGCCATGGCTGCCTCAACATCCACGGTTCGCTACTGCCGCGCTGGCGCGGCGCGGCGCCGGTGCAGCGCGCCATCCTGTCCGGCGACAATGTCACCGGCGTCACCATCATGGACATGGAGGCCGGGCTCGACACCGGGCCGATGCGCGCCAAGCATGTTACCCCGGTCGAGGACAAGACGGCCGGCGAATTGACCGAGGAACTGGCGCAGGCCGGCGCCGATCTGATGGTCGATGTGCTGGACGATCTTGCCGGCCATCCGCCGGTGGTCCAGCCCGAGGAGGGCGTCACCTATGCCGCCAAGATCGACAAGGCGGAGGCACGGATCGATTTCAGCCGCGACGCGCATCAGGTCGAACGTCAGGTCCGCGCCTTCAACCCCTTCCCCGGCGCCTTCTTCGAATATGGCGACGAACGCTTCCGTATCCTTGCCGCCACGGTCGAGGATCATGCCGGGCCGGCGGGCGAACTGCTCGACCACAGCCTGCTGATCGGCTGCGGCCATGGCGCCATCCGGCCGACCCTGATTCAGCGCGCGGGCAAGGCGGCGATGTCGGCGGGCGAATTGCTGCGCGGTTTCGACATGCCCACCGGCAGCCGGGTCGACGCCTGA
- the recR gene encoding recombination mediator RecR, whose product MASPEIETLTQALSRLPGLGPRSARRAVLHLLKKREGALEPLLRALTAVNERLVTCQVCGNVDTVDPCGICADPRRDARGLCVVEDVADLWALDKSRLFPGRFHVLGGRLSALEGVRPEDLSIDALVARVEAGGIDEVVLAMNATLEGQTTAHYLAERLERFPIRLTQLAHGVPVGGELDYLDEGTLAQALRARRPLG is encoded by the coding sequence ATGGCATCCCCAGAAATCGAGACGCTGACCCAGGCGCTGTCGCGACTGCCCGGCCTTGGCCCCCGTTCGGCACGCCGCGCGGTGCTGCATCTGCTCAAGAAGCGCGAGGGCGCGCTGGAGCCGCTGCTGCGCGCGCTGACGGCGGTCAATGAGCGACTGGTCACCTGCCAGGTCTGCGGCAATGTCGATACGGTCGATCCCTGCGGCATCTGTGCCGATCCGCGCCGTGACGCGCGGGGGCTGTGCGTGGTGGAGGATGTCGCGGACCTGTGGGCGCTGGACAAGTCGCGCCTCTTTCCCGGCCGGTTCCATGTGCTGGGCGGGCGCCTCTCCGCGCTGGAGGGGGTGCGGCCGGAGGATCTGAGCATCGACGCGCTGGTCGCGCGGGTCGAGGCGGGCGGCATCGACGAGGTGGTGCTGGCGATGAACGCCACGCTGGAGGGGCAGACCACTGCTCATTATCTGGCCGAGCGGCTGGAGCGCTTTCCCATCCGCCTCACCCAATTGGCCCATGGCGTGCCGGTGGGCGGCGAACTCGACTATCTGGACGAGGGGACGCTGGCCCAGGCGCTGCGCGCGCGGCGGCCGCTGGGATAG
- a CDS encoding cation acetate symporter, with amino-acid sequence MRARLAGALAPVLVLMPAPAFAAALEGEAQRQPINWVAIAMFVAFVGLTLWITKAAAARTRTASDFYTAGGGISGFQNGLAMAGDYMSAASFLGISAQIFTDGYDGLIYSTGFLVGWPILLFLMAERLRNLGRFTFADVASYRFAQPPVRSFAAVSTLLVVSFYLIAQMVGAGQLIKLLFGLPYAVAVVIVGALMMLYVLFGGMRATTWVQIIKAVLLLGGASFMALMVLAQFGFSLEALFARAVAVKSAAAQAAGATPADAAAKGRAIMAPGGFIKDPVSAISFGLALMLGTAGLPHILMRFFTVPDAKEARKSVLWATGWIGYFYILTFIIGFGAIILVGTDAGYKMADGTLRGGGNMAAIHLAHAVGGNAFLGFISAVAFATILAVVAGLTLSAASAVSHDLYATVLKQGRANSADELRVSRITTLALGALAVLLGLVFEKQNVAFMVSLAFALAASGNFPVLILSLLWSGCTTRGAAWGGTIGLLTAFVLTLLSPAVWTTTFGLGPAPFPYSSAAIFSVPAGFIAIWLISRLDRSPRAAVDKAGYPAQRVRAETGIGAFAASDH; translated from the coding sequence ATGAGGGCGCGGCTTGCCGGCGCGCTCGCCCCCGTCCTTGTATTGATGCCCGCCCCCGCCTTCGCCGCCGCGCTGGAGGGGGAGGCGCAGCGTCAGCCGATCAACTGGGTGGCGATCGCGATGTTCGTCGCCTTTGTCGGCCTGACCCTGTGGATAACCAAGGCGGCGGCCGCGCGCACCCGCACCGCGTCGGACTTCTACACGGCGGGCGGCGGCATCAGCGGCTTCCAGAACGGCCTTGCCATGGCGGGCGATTATATGTCCGCCGCCTCCTTCCTCGGCATATCAGCGCAGATCTTCACCGACGGCTATGATGGCCTCATCTACTCCACCGGCTTCCTGGTCGGCTGGCCGATCCTGCTGTTCCTGATGGCGGAGCGGTTGCGCAACCTTGGTCGCTTCACCTTCGCCGACGTCGCTTCCTACCGGTTCGCCCAGCCGCCGGTGCGCAGCTTCGCGGCGGTCTCCACCCTGCTGGTCGTCAGCTTCTACCTGATCGCCCAGATGGTGGGCGCGGGGCAGCTCATCAAATTGCTGTTCGGCCTGCCCTATGCGGTGGCGGTGGTGATCGTCGGCGCGCTGATGATGCTCTATGTGCTGTTCGGCGGCATGCGCGCGACCACCTGGGTCCAGATCATCAAGGCGGTGCTGCTGCTCGGCGGCGCCAGCTTCATGGCGCTGATGGTGCTGGCCCAGTTCGGCTTCTCGCTCGAAGCGCTGTTCGCTCGCGCGGTCGCGGTGAAGAGCGCAGCCGCGCAGGCCGCCGGCGCCACCCCGGCCGACGCCGCGGCGAAGGGCCGGGCGATCATGGCGCCGGGCGGCTTCATCAAGGATCCGGTTTCGGCCATCTCCTTCGGCCTCGCGCTGATGCTGGGCACGGCCGGCCTGCCGCACATATTGATGCGCTTCTTCACCGTCCCCGATGCCAAGGAAGCGCGCAAGTCGGTGCTGTGGGCAACCGGCTGGATCGGCTATTTCTATATCCTGACCTTCATCATCGGCTTTGGCGCGATCATCCTGGTCGGCACCGATGCCGGATACAAGATGGCCGACGGCACGCTGCGCGGCGGCGGCAATATGGCGGCGATCCATCTCGCCCATGCGGTCGGCGGCAACGCCTTCCTGGGCTTCATCTCGGCCGTGGCCTTCGCGACGATCCTGGCGGTGGTGGCAGGGCTCACCTTGTCGGCCGCCTCGGCGGTCAGCCATGACCTCTACGCCACGGTGCTGAAACAGGGCCGGGCCAATTCGGCCGACGAACTGCGCGTCTCGCGGATCACCACCCTGGCTCTGGGCGCGCTGGCGGTGCTGCTGGGGCTGGTGTTCGAGAAGCAGAATGTCGCCTTCATGGTCAGCCTCGCCTTCGCGCTGGCGGCTTCGGGCAATTTCCCGGTGCTGATCCTGTCGCTGCTGTGGAGCGGCTGCACCACGCGCGGCGCGGCCTGGGGCGGCACGATCGGGCTGCTGACGGCCTTTGTCCTCACCCTGCTGTCGCCGGCGGTGTGGACCACGACCTTCGGCCTTGGCCCGGCGCCTTTCCCCTATAGCTCGGCGGCGATTTTCTCGGTCCCGGCCGGCTTCATCGCCATCTGGCTGATCTCCCGGCTCGACCGCTCGCCCCGCGCGGCGGTGGACAAGGCGGGCTATCCGGCGCAGCGGGTGCGGGCGGAAACCGGCATCGGGGCCTTCGCCGCCAGCGATCATTGA
- a CDS encoding DUF485 domain-containing protein: MTQEAGRTDEALIAAVGADPRYIELVARRARLGWWLSAIIFAAFVGYLTLIAFDKALLGMPIGDGVTSIGIPIGLGLILLAIALTGLYVAYANRHHDAQMAAILKDHGA; this comes from the coding sequence ATGACGCAAGAGGCTGGGCGCACGGACGAGGCGCTGATCGCGGCGGTGGGGGCCGATCCCCGCTATATCGAATTGGTGGCGCGCCGGGCGCGGCTGGGATGGTGGCTGTCGGCGATCATCTTCGCTGCCTTCGTCGGCTATCTGACGCTGATCGCCTTCGACAAGGCGCTGCTGGGCATGCCGATCGGCGATGGCGTCACCTCGATCGGCATTCCGATCGGCCTGGGCCTCATTCTGCTCGCGATCGCGCTGACCGGCCTTTATGTCGCCTATGCCAACCGTCATCATGATGCGCAGATGGCCGCGATCCTCAAGGATCATGGCGCATGA
- a CDS encoding toxic anion resistance protein, giving the protein MASTAPTATADTLNLTPPDPVPVVAPEKAAGLVPIDDEKRSKLDEKVDAFIDDLVAQDANSPAFGQRVDQLTNMGRKEIAEAAGHSNRFLDRPVRAMDSDNKVGADLAELRRTVEDLDPGKRGSLTAPKKLFGIIPFGNKMRDYFDSYKSSQTHINSILGSLASGKDVLIKDNAAIDVERQNMWATMGKLEQMIHISKTMDARLESKALELDSTDPTKAKAIRESALFYIRQRTQDLLTQMAVTVQGYLALDLVKKNNVELVKGVDRASTTTVAALRTAVTVAQALVGQRLVLEQITALNTTTANIIDSTGELLKSQTAQIHEQAASSTIPIETLQRAFQNIYDTMDNIDTFKLKALENMKTTVTVLSSEVEKSKGYIARSEGQAQAAKEARAENPLLSAIEG; this is encoded by the coding sequence ATGGCTTCGACCGCGCCGACCGCGACCGCTGATACGCTGAACCTGACGCCGCCCGACCCGGTGCCGGTGGTCGCGCCCGAAAAGGCGGCGGGGCTGGTGCCGATCGACGACGAGAAGCGATCCAAGCTGGATGAGAAGGTCGACGCCTTCATCGACGATCTGGTCGCGCAGGATGCCAATTCGCCCGCCTTCGGCCAGCGCGTCGACCAGTTGACCAATATGGGTCGCAAGGAAATTGCCGAGGCCGCCGGGCACAGCAACCGCTTCCTCGATCGACCGGTGCGCGCGATGGACAGCGACAACAAGGTCGGCGCGGACCTGGCCGAACTGCGTCGCACGGTCGAGGATCTGGACCCGGGCAAGCGCGGCAGCCTGACCGCGCCCAAGAAGCTGTTCGGCATCATCCCGTTCGGCAACAAGATGCGCGACTATTTCGACAGCTACAAGTCGAGCCAGACGCATATCAACTCGATCCTCGGCAGCCTCGCCAGCGGCAAGGACGTGCTGATCAAGGACAATGCCGCGATCGACGTGGAACGCCAGAATATGTGGGCCACCATGGGCAAGCTGGAACAGATGATCCACATCAGTAAGACCATGGACGCACGCCTCGAGTCCAAGGCGCTGGAGCTGGATTCGACCGATCCGACAAAGGCCAAGGCGATCCGCGAGAGCGCGCTTTTCTACATCCGCCAGCGCACCCAGGATCTGCTGACCCAGATGGCGGTCACGGTGCAGGGCTATCTGGCGCTGGACCTGGTGAAGAAGAATAATGTCGAGCTGGTGAAGGGCGTCGACCGCGCCAGCACCACCACCGTCGCCGCGCTGCGCACCGCCGTGACCGTGGCGCAGGCGCTGGTCGGCCAGCGGCTGGTGCTGGAACAGATCACCGCGCTCAACACCACGACGGCCAATATCATCGATTCGACCGGCGAGCTGCTCAAGAGCCAGACCGCGCAGATTCACGAGCAGGCGGCCAGCAGCACGATCCCAATCGAGACGCTGCAGCGCGCCTTCCAGAATATCTATGACACGATGGACAATATCGACACGTTCAAGCTCAAGGCGCTCGAAAACATGAAGACGACAGTCACCGTGCTGTCGAGCGAGGTGGAAAAGTCCAAGGGCTATATCGCCCGGTCCGAAGGGCAGGCCCAGGCCGCCAAGGAAGCGCGGGCGGAAAACCCGCTGCTGAGCGCGATCGAGGGATAA
- a CDS encoding aromatic ring-hydroxylating dioxygenase subunit alpha codes for MSDDSLAWLGTDPIPAAPYHDPLWFGLEREAVFRRSWLQIGHVCELPDSGSFIRREIEVLDASLLIVRGRDGEIRAFHNVCTHRGTQLVAEESGKRSNFSCPYHRWSFGTDGALLAAPDFDRFFVDKADCALPRVALDICGGLIFVHLGTPEKSLRDDLGPYATMLDGFPAAQATTFSEYVYDIDANWKLTYDNFQENYHLRFIHPRSGAPAVGEDNPFGYPAKMGFHGPHRTQTIWTNPDPAPKPVQAQSFGRAARFAMADGTAGLHSRDYLALFPNFFILGSPAQPFSHTVWPIDAHRSRGVIRLYWKGEDDCASRRYAREYAMASARDIHAEDRDVIEAGQRGLNSGALKHIHFQAQEALCRHLFNIVYERVSAYRAELAAITPPALALAEAQA; via the coding sequence ATGAGCGACGACAGTCTGGCCTGGCTCGGCACCGATCCGATTCCGGCCGCCCCCTATCATGATCCACTCTGGTTCGGGCTTGAGCGGGAAGCGGTGTTTCGCCGGTCCTGGCTTCAGATCGGCCATGTCTGCGAACTGCCCGACAGCGGCAGCTTCATCCGCCGCGAAATCGAGGTGCTCGATGCGTCGCTGCTGATCGTGCGCGGCCGCGATGGTGAGATCCGCGCCTTCCACAATGTCTGCACCCATCGCGGCACCCAGTTGGTGGCAGAGGAGAGCGGCAAGCGCAGCAACTTTTCTTGCCCCTATCATCGCTGGTCCTTCGGAACCGACGGCGCACTGCTCGCCGCCCCCGATTTCGATCGCTTCTTCGTCGACAAGGCCGACTGCGCCTTGCCCCGCGTCGCGCTCGACATCTGCGGCGGCCTGATCTTCGTCCATCTCGGCACGCCGGAGAAAAGCCTGCGCGACGATCTTGGTCCTTATGCGACGATGCTCGATGGCTTCCCCGCAGCCCAGGCCACCACCTTTTCCGAATATGTCTATGATATCGACGCTAACTGGAAGCTGACCTACGATAATTTCCAGGAAAATTATCACCTCCGCTTCATTCATCCCCGGTCCGGCGCACCGGCCGTGGGGGAGGACAATCCTTTCGGCTATCCGGCGAAGATGGGCTTTCACGGCCCCCATCGCACCCAGACGATCTGGACCAATCCCGATCCCGCGCCCAAACCGGTGCAGGCGCAATCCTTCGGCCGTGCCGCCCGCTTCGCCATGGCCGATGGCACCGCCGGCCTGCACAGCCGCGACTATCTGGCGCTCTTCCCCAATTTCTTCATCCTGGGCTCGCCGGCCCAGCCCTTCTCCCACACCGTCTGGCCGATCGACGCCCATCGCTCGCGCGGGGTGATCCGCCTCTACTGGAAGGGGGAGGATGACTGCGCCAGCCGCCGCTATGCCCGCGAATATGCGATGGCCAGCGCGCGCGACATCCATGCCGAGGATCGCGACGTGATCGAGGCGGGCCAGCGCGGCCTCAACAGCGGCGCGCTCAAGCATATCCATTTCCAGGCGCAGGAAGCGCTCTGCCGCCACCTCTTCAATATCGTCTACGAACGGGTCAGCGCCTATCGTGCGGAGCTGGCCGCAATCACTCCCCCAGCCCTCGCCCTGGCGGAGGCGCAGGCATGA
- a CDS encoding helix-turn-helix domain-containing protein translates to MTEENAQQRRYKSFEDTHQMLIELAVGLIADRGIDALSLSALARAAGVNRTTIYYHFTDRDALVAAVKLWSSQQIVAAFRPELPRQARIDYVTRFVLENPAIMSLWIEDFIAPGDIRASYPHWDALVSGIGTSLSVAFPDEVIDAEVYCVMLLTSALIGPRVFRHRVAPDLGTEATIARFRQEQQRVLRRDGIADD, encoded by the coding sequence GTGACCGAGGAAAATGCACAGCAGCGCCGCTATAAATCCTTCGAGGATACCCACCAGATGCTGATCGAGCTGGCGGTCGGGCTGATCGCCGATCGCGGCATCGACGCGCTGTCCCTCTCCGCGCTCGCCCGCGCCGCCGGGGTCAACCGCACCACCATCTATTATCATTTCACCGATCGTGACGCCCTGGTCGCGGCGGTAAAGCTCTGGTCCTCGCAGCAGATCGTCGCCGCCTTCCGCCCGGAACTGCCGCGCCAGGCGCGTATCGACTATGTCACCCGCTTCGTGCTCGAAAACCCGGCCATCATGTCGCTGTGGATCGAGGATTTCATCGCGCCCGGCGACATCCGTGCCAGCTATCCGCATTGGGATGCGCTGGTATCGGGCATCGGCACCAGCCTGAGCGTCGCCTTCCCCGACGAAGTTATCGACGCTGAAGTCTATTGCGTGATGCTGCTCACCAGCGCGCTGATCGGCCCGCGCGTCTTTCGCCACCGTGTCGCGCCCGATCTCGGCACCGAAGCCACCATCGCCCGCTTCCGCCAGGAACAGCAGCGCGTGCTGCGCCGGGATGGTATAGCCGACGATTGA